One window of SAR202 cluster bacterium genomic DNA carries:
- a CDS encoding SDR family oxidoreductase, whose translation MPSFKPQKLALITGASSGIGYATALHMAQKGYRVIGTSRSMARLEGLGREAAANRLPVTAVELDINSAQAVDDEMPRLLEEHGPVDVLVNNAGYSLWGPMQTLTEEELKAVFETNYFAAFRLIKHVLPGMIERRSGHIINMSSIVGRMGTPFNGAYVSTKWALEGMSESLRTEVWPFGVRVSVVEPGLYRTNFFTSQVRGTASEDKASPYHPYVARFDARHKTYNVFGKDPAQVAKVVHRIARSRRPAFRYPVGIESTFGTFGKKVVPERLFQWALSRFTLR comes from the coding sequence ATGCCGTCCTTCAAGCCACAAAAACTCGCCCTGATCACCGGCGCATCCAGCGGCATCGGATATGCCACAGCCCTCCACATGGCCCAGAAGGGCTACCGCGTCATCGGGACCTCTCGCAGCATGGCGCGCCTTGAGGGACTCGGTCGCGAAGCGGCGGCGAATCGGCTGCCGGTGACTGCCGTTGAGCTGGACATCAACTCCGCGCAGGCGGTGGACGATGAGATGCCGCGCCTGCTGGAAGAGCATGGGCCTGTCGACGTGCTCGTCAACAACGCCGGCTATAGTCTCTGGGGGCCGATGCAGACTTTAACCGAAGAAGAGCTGAAGGCAGTGTTCGAGACAAACTACTTCGCGGCCTTCCGGCTCATCAAGCACGTGCTTCCCGGGATGATAGAGCGGCGGAGCGGACACATCATAAACATGAGCTCCATCGTCGGCCGCATGGGCACGCCGTTCAACGGCGCGTACGTGTCTACGAAGTGGGCGCTGGAGGGGATGAGCGAGTCGCTGCGGACGGAGGTATGGCCGTTCGGCGTGCGCGTATCGGTCGTGGAGCCGGGGCTGTACCGCACGAACTTCTTCACATCGCAGGTGCGCGGCACGGCATCGGAGGACAAAGCGTCGCCGTACCACCCGTACGTCGCCCGCTTCGATGCCCGGCACAAGACCTACAACGTCTTCGGCAAAGACCCCGCGCAGGTCGCGAAGGTCGTCCATCGCATCGCCCGCTCGCGCCGCCCGGCCTTCCGCTACCCGGTCGGAATCGAGTCCACCTTCGGCACCTTCGGCAAGAAGGTGGTCCCTGAGCGACTCTTCCAGTGGGCCCTCAGCCGCTTCACCCTGCGGTGA
- the recO gene encoding DNA repair protein RecO, which produces MVQDFVGAHRRAPPLGNSNRNRRQGTGARLCAPTKIWKRAGAARSLLSRLRSYQTTGIVLKQKPLGEADRIVTLYTADRGKVRAVAGGIRKARSRLAGHLEPLTLVQVSLAHGRELDHVTEAATLDSFRALREDLSKLSVGMYLAEIVESFAQEHAANSAEFDLLIGALSLLQTVNDPAILLRHFEVRVLGAGGFGPELQRCVECHAVLEPGDHTFSCAMGGLLCADCKGQTDGVSMRLSLNAIKVLRNFQRAPYDAVAGLKLSPPLLAEVSRLLSTYIRSVLDHELKSAEFMHMVGKG; this is translated from the coding sequence ATAGTGCAGGATTTCGTAGGGGCGCACAGACGTGCGCCCCCCCTTGGTAACAGCAATCGTAATCGTAGGCAGGGAACGGGCGCACGTCTGTGCGCCCCTACGAAGATATGGAAGCGGGCCGGCGCCGCGAGGTCCCTCTTGTCACGTCTTCGAAGCTACCAGACCACCGGGATTGTTCTCAAGCAGAAGCCGCTGGGGGAGGCGGACCGCATTGTCACGCTCTACACTGCCGACCGGGGGAAGGTGCGAGCGGTCGCGGGCGGCATCCGAAAAGCCCGAAGCAGGCTTGCGGGGCACCTGGAGCCGCTGACTCTCGTGCAGGTTTCGCTCGCGCATGGGCGGGAGCTTGACCATGTGACCGAGGCGGCGACGCTGGACAGCTTCCGCGCCCTCCGCGAAGACCTGTCGAAGCTCTCGGTTGGGATGTACCTTGCCGAGATTGTCGAGAGCTTTGCCCAGGAGCACGCGGCGAACTCCGCCGAGTTCGACCTGCTTATCGGCGCGCTGAGCTTGTTACAGACGGTTAATGACCCTGCCATTCTCCTGAGGCACTTCGAGGTGCGGGTGCTCGGCGCGGGGGGCTTCGGGCCGGAGCTGCAGCGTTGCGTCGAGTGCCACGCAGTGCTGGAACCGGGCGACCACACCTTCTCGTGCGCGATGGGCGGGCTGCTGTGCGCCGACTGCAAGGGGCAGACCGACGGCGTTTCGATGCGGCTATCCCTAAATGCCATCAAGGTGCTGAGGAACTTCCAGCGGGCGCCGTACGATGCGGTGGCCGGGCTGAAGCTCTCCCCTCCTCTACTCGCCGAGGTGAGCAGGCTGCTCTCCACTTACATCCGCTCGGTGCTCGACCACGAGCTCAAGAGCGCCGAGTTCATGCACATGGTGGGGAAGGGGTAG
- the recR gene encoding recombination protein RecR — MTIQSFSSAEPVGRLVEEFNKLPGIGPKTAQRLTYYLVRMPADEARALAEAILAVKERIVLCGRCFNITEAELCDICEDGRRDRTRICVVEEPLDVHALERTGVYHGTYHVLHGVISPMNGVGPEDLKIRPLLERLRSGEVQEIILATNPNLEGEATSMYIHRLMSPLGVKITRPARGLPVGGDLEYTDQVTLGRAIEGRQEF; from the coding sequence ATGACCATTCAGTCCTTCTCGTCCGCGGAGCCGGTTGGGCGGCTTGTGGAGGAGTTCAACAAGCTGCCCGGAATCGGACCGAAGACCGCGCAGCGGCTTACCTACTACCTGGTGCGCATGCCTGCGGACGAAGCGCGGGCGCTGGCAGAGGCGATCCTCGCCGTAAAAGAGCGCATTGTCCTGTGCGGGCGGTGCTTCAACATCACCGAAGCAGAGCTTTGCGATATCTGCGAGGACGGACGGCGGGACCGGACGCGGATATGCGTGGTGGAGGAGCCGCTGGACGTGCACGCGCTGGAGCGCACTGGGGTATACCACGGCACCTACCACGTCCTGCACGGCGTCATCTCGCCGATGAACGGCGTGGGCCCGGAGGACCTCAAGATACGGCCGCTGCTGGAGCGGCTGCGGAGCGGCGAGGTGCAGGAGATCATCCTTGCTACCAACCCGAACCTGGAGGGCGAGGCGACATCGATGTACATACACAGGCTGATGTCGCCGCTGGGGGTGAAGATCACCCGCCCCGCGCGCGGGCTGCCGGTAGGCGGCGACCTGGAGTACACGGACCAGGTGACGCTGGGCAGGGCGATAGAGGGGCGGCAGGAGTTTTAG
- a CDS encoding YbaB/EbfC family nucleoid-associated protein, whose translation MMNKNMIKQAQQLQKRMMQLQEELESATAEGSAGGGVVKVVVTGKMVVQSIKIDPEAVSKEEVEILEDLVLTAVNDAIDKSQEMANAKMSALTGGMKIPGLM comes from the coding sequence ATGATGAACAAAAACATGATTAAGCAGGCCCAGCAGCTCCAGAAGCGCATGATGCAGCTCCAGGAAGAGCTGGAGTCGGCCACCGCGGAGGGCTCCGCGGGCGGCGGCGTGGTGAAGGTTGTAGTAACGGGCAAGATGGTTGTGCAATCTATCAAGATCGATCCCGAGGCGGTCTCAAAGGAAGAGGTGGAGATCCTTGAGGACCTGGTCCTTACAGCCGTGAACGACGCCATAGACAAATCGCAGGAGATGGCGAACGCCAAGATGTCCGCTCTTACCGGCGGCATGAAGATTCCCGGGTTGATGTAA
- the dnaX gene encoding DNA polymerase III subunit gamma/tau, with product MGEVLYRKWRPKRLDQVVGQDAVTQTLRNAVMQGRIAHAYLFCGPRGTGKTSTARALAKAVNCRSPKNGEPDDTCAICVSISEGRAMDLIEIDAASNRGIEDIRDLRDKVRFSPNEAMYKVYIIDEVHMLTPPAFNALLKTLEEPPAHAILILATTEAHSLPATIISRCQRFDFRRIPIDSAVATLKKLCDAEGVVFEPPALWLLARAGNGSLRDTENLLERAIVSYGSPLSEEKVRDLLEMGSDERALELAGHIVRKAVPEGLAVINRVASDGNDLRHFHRGVLEHLRTLLLIKSGVDATQGYADHLKADLKTLAGSCSLDQLVRALKIFAKVEIKRDAVTSLPLELALVEASLEQAAPAQPAAPSHAPPTQRAQSYAPPFKQPAPTAQTPPPQQPQRPPAAAQQPAQQPPAHKPARAATPPPAPAARTPSRTAHAPQPQDMPGPEEAPAPVSPVAAGDAPGQLEAQWNNILNALRRTNGKKKNLRALLSMCVAREITDTTIVLLFKHPFYREGMQEEIDDPPTRRVLQDTFAKILGAKYEFKTQIMNGQGNGPRQTAAQKSALVRAAQSMGARVTGETEEGPNDEQKHD from the coding sequence ATGGGCGAAGTGCTGTACAGGAAATGGCGGCCGAAGCGGCTCGACCAGGTGGTCGGGCAGGACGCCGTTACGCAGACCTTGCGGAATGCGGTGATGCAGGGGCGGATAGCCCACGCCTATTTGTTCTGCGGCCCGCGCGGCACGGGCAAGACGAGCACGGCCCGCGCGCTGGCGAAGGCCGTCAACTGCCGATCGCCGAAGAACGGCGAGCCGGACGACACGTGCGCTATCTGCGTCTCCATCTCCGAGGGCCGCGCGATGGACCTGATCGAGATAGACGCGGCGAGCAACCGAGGAATCGAGGACATCCGCGACCTGCGGGACAAGGTGCGCTTCAGTCCTAACGAGGCCATGTACAAGGTCTACATCATCGACGAAGTGCACATGCTGACTCCTCCCGCGTTCAACGCGCTGCTGAAGACGCTCGAGGAGCCTCCCGCGCACGCCATCTTAATACTGGCCACAACAGAGGCCCACTCGCTACCCGCGACGATAATCTCCCGCTGCCAGCGGTTCGACTTCCGCCGAATCCCGATCGACAGCGCGGTCGCCACACTGAAAAAGCTGTGCGACGCCGAGGGCGTGGTGTTCGAGCCCCCGGCGCTCTGGCTGCTTGCAAGGGCCGGTAACGGCAGCCTGCGCGATACTGAAAACCTCCTTGAGCGGGCTATAGTCTCCTATGGCTCGCCGCTTTCGGAAGAGAAGGTCCGCGACCTCCTCGAAATGGGCAGCGACGAGCGCGCGCTGGAGCTGGCGGGACACATCGTCAGGAAGGCCGTGCCCGAGGGACTGGCGGTCATCAACCGGGTCGCGTCGGACGGGAACGACCTCCGTCACTTTCACAGGGGCGTGCTGGAGCACCTCAGGACGTTGCTGCTCATCAAGTCCGGCGTGGACGCCACGCAGGGATATGCGGACCATTTGAAGGCCGACCTGAAGACGCTCGCGGGCTCCTGCAGCCTGGACCAGCTTGTCAGGGCGTTGAAGATATTCGCCAAGGTGGAGATCAAGCGCGACGCCGTTACATCGCTGCCGCTAGAGCTGGCTCTGGTGGAAGCGTCCCTGGAACAGGCTGCGCCCGCACAGCCTGCGGCCCCGTCCCATGCGCCGCCCACACAGCGCGCGCAGTCGTATGCGCCGCCGTTCAAGCAGCCTGCGCCGACCGCCCAGACGCCGCCGCCTCAGCAGCCGCAGCGGCCGCCCGCCGCCGCGCAGCAACCGGCGCAACAACCGCCGGCGCATAAGCCCGCCCGCGCGGCTACACCGCCTCCGGCCCCGGCCGCGCGGACCCCGTCCCGGACGGCCCATGCCCCGCAGCCCCAGGACATGCCGGGGCCTGAGGAGGCGCCGGCGCCCGTTTCGCCGGTGGCCGCCGGGGATGCGCCGGGACAGCTTGAGGCGCAGTGGAACAACATCCTCAACGCGCTCCGGCGGACCAACGGCAAGAAGAAGAACCTGCGCGCGCTGCTTTCAATGTGCGTTGCCCGGGAAATAACGGACACGACGATCGTCCTCCTCTTCAAGCACCCCTTCTACCGGGAAGGGATGCAGGAGGAGATAGACGACCCGCCGACGCGGCGCGTGTTGCAGGACACCTTCGCGAAGATACTCGGCGCGAAGTACGAGTTCAAGACGCAGATAATGAATGGCCAGGGCAACGGCCCCAGGCAGACCGCCGCCCAGAAGAGCGCCCTTGTGCGCGCCGCACAGTCCATGGGCGCGCGCGTTACCGGCGAAACAGAGGAGGGACCGAATGATGAACAAAAACATGATTAA
- the ybeY gene encoding rRNA maturation RNase YbeY has protein sequence MAPYDIDVQIMEEYEGLLDELWLVRIAALTLDEDCDDPNAAVSIVITGDEDVRALNKEHRGLDENTDVLSFSFEHEGEYYGEDDRSGRDATGFEFVLPPEEKLPIGEVIISYPQTQRQAEQAGHTVGRELSLLITHGILHLLGHDHEEPDEQVVMQAIEKAVMGKVWGVSSK, from the coding sequence ATGGCCCCTTACGACATCGACGTTCAGATAATGGAAGAGTACGAGGGCCTGCTCGACGAGCTCTGGCTCGTCAGGATCGCAGCCCTGACCCTGGACGAAGACTGCGACGACCCGAACGCGGCGGTGAGCATCGTCATAACGGGCGATGAGGATGTGAGGGCCCTGAACAAGGAGCACCGTGGGCTGGACGAAAACACGGACGTCCTCTCCTTTTCATTTGAGCATGAGGGGGAATACTATGGGGAAGACGACCGGTCCGGCCGTGACGCCACGGGATTTGAGTTTGTGCTACCGCCGGAGGAGAAGCTGCCGATCGGCGAGGTGATCATCTCCTACCCGCAAACACAGCGCCAGGCGGAGCAGGCGGGCCACACGGTGGGGAGGGAGCTTTCCCTCCTGATAACCCACGGCATACTTCACCTGCTTGGGCACGACCACGAGGAGCCGGACGAGCAGGTGGTGATGCAGGCGATAGAAAAGGCGGTGATGGGGAAGGTGTGGGGGGTGAGTAGTAAGTAG
- a CDS encoding YbhB/YbcL family Raf kinase inhibitor-like protein translates to MTSSAFAEEQAIPVKYPCDGENISPPLKWSGMPAQAVTLALIADDPDAGSGTFVHWVAFNFAGNMTELAEGVSGKMPASIVEGRNGAGAAGYRGPCPPSGNHRYFFKIYALDTTLNLGANATKQDVERAMAGHILAQGELMGRYQRQ, encoded by the coding sequence GTGACCAGCTCCGCGTTTGCGGAGGAGCAGGCCATACCGGTCAAGTACCCCTGTGACGGAGAGAACATTTCTCCGCCGCTGAAGTGGTCAGGGATGCCGGCGCAGGCTGTGACATTGGCCCTGATAGCCGACGACCCCGACGCCGGTAGCGGGACGTTCGTTCACTGGGTGGCATTCAACTTCGCGGGTAACATGACGGAGCTGGCGGAGGGGGTCTCTGGCAAGATGCCGGCATCGATAGTTGAGGGCAGAAACGGGGCGGGAGCGGCCGGTTACCGCGGGCCATGCCCGCCGAGCGGCAACCACCGGTATTTCTTCAAAATCTACGCGCTCGATACCACACTCAACCTGGGCGCGAACGCCACAAAGCAGGACGTGGAGCGCGCGATGGCCGGCCACATCCTCGCTCAGGGCGAGCTCATGGGCCGCTACCAGCGGCAATAG
- a CDS encoding FAD-dependent oxidoreductase → MRIGILGCGSFGLAAAIELRLRGHAVTALDQGVVPNPRATSTDVSKAIRRTMYGDHHSYVELVEQAGQGWRRWEERWREKVYHQTGMLNIFRSFGPGTPRLRELALPE, encoded by the coding sequence ATGAGAATCGGCATTCTCGGCTGCGGCTCTTTTGGCCTTGCGGCGGCCATAGAGCTGCGGTTGCGAGGTCACGCAGTGACCGCCCTCGACCAGGGCGTTGTGCCGAACCCTCGTGCAACGTCGACTGACGTTTCGAAGGCCATTCGCCGCACCATGTACGGCGATCACCATAGCTACGTGGAGCTGGTTGAGCAGGCCGGCCAGGGCTGGCGGCGATGGGAGGAGCGGTGGAGAGAGAAGGTATATCACCAGACCGGCATGCTGAATATCTTCCGCAGCTTCGGCCCCGGCACCCCCCGCCTACGAGAACTGGCGCTACCTGAATAG
- a CDS encoding FAD-dependent oxidoreductase: MVWLPTPARRLGEGRNGERGPAVDPDVDRAGTPEFIAEAMEFLRDRIPEMAKGRAVEARGCLYENSPDDHFIIDRLPGRERIFVAAGGSGHGFKFGSSIGPVIADAVEDRQNPLGDLFRVKGRLQSPGEIERSNFSSRGFAVPGGGAE; encoded by the coding sequence GTGGTATGGCTTCCCACTCCTGCGCGAAGGCTGGGTGAAGGTCGCAATGGAGAACGCGGCCCCGCAGTGGACCCGGACGTCGATCGCGCCGGGACACCGGAATTCATCGCCGAAGCAATGGAATTCCTGCGGGACCGCATACCGGAGATGGCAAAGGGGAGAGCAGTTGAGGCCCGGGGATGCCTTTATGAGAACTCACCGGACGACCACTTCATTATCGACCGGCTGCCCGGCAGGGAGCGCATCTTCGTCGCGGCAGGGGGCAGTGGTCACGGCTTCAAGTTCGGCTCGTCTATCGGTCCGGTGATAGCCGACGCAGTGGAAGACAGGCAGAACCCCCTTGGCGACCTGTTCCGGGTAAAAGGTCGCCTGCAGTCCCCCGGTGAGATTGAACGGTCCAACTTCTCTTCCCGAGGCTTCGCAGTGCCTGGCGGAGGCGCAGAATGA
- a CDS encoding FAD-dependent oxidoreductase, producing MNIAVVGAGVFGLSAALEARARGHAVTIFEQGKVPNPKASSTDVAKAVRRTGYGSKEAYVDLTELSAAAFRKLEARSGASFYHQTGLLSIVKDFRPGAPMHESWRYLTSRGAKLDVLTASEGRRRFPQFAVPDEATCLYDPWGGYAESGRAVECMARVAREEGAVINEHAQVDAVDDGPAAVVRYAGETAQFDRVIVAAGPWMKRLFTASVAPVTPTKQVMALIEPRDGALYAHGKMPVWVYAVEESGWYGFPMLREGFVKFALGDLRNPEVDPDVDRTAPAGFEARAMEFARMRLPDLAKGKLLECRACLYETTPDDHFLIDWVPGSQRILIAGGGSGHGFKFGGSIGGVILDALEDRRNRYGDLFRAGERFEKPPIARTETQLRGFH from the coding sequence ATGAATATCGCCGTAGTCGGTGCAGGGGTCTTCGGCCTTTCCGCCGCTCTTGAAGCGCGAGCGAGAGGCCACGCAGTTACGATCTTCGAGCAGGGCAAAGTCCCGAATCCGAAGGCCTCTTCCACAGACGTCGCCAAGGCCGTCCGACGAACGGGGTACGGCAGCAAGGAGGCGTACGTCGATCTGACGGAGCTCTCCGCCGCCGCATTCCGCAAGCTCGAGGCCCGTTCCGGGGCGAGCTTCTACCACCAGACCGGACTTCTTTCCATCGTCAAGGACTTCCGGCCCGGCGCCCCCATGCACGAGAGCTGGCGATACCTCACCTCGCGCGGCGCAAAGCTGGATGTGCTAACCGCTTCGGAGGGCCGCCGCCGCTTCCCGCAGTTCGCCGTCCCGGACGAGGCAACGTGCCTCTACGACCCCTGGGGCGGTTACGCCGAGAGCGGCCGCGCCGTCGAGTGCATGGCCCGGGTAGCCCGGGAGGAAGGTGCTGTAATCAACGAACACGCCCAGGTGGATGCAGTCGATGACGGCCCGGCGGCCGTTGTTCGCTACGCCGGTGAGACCGCCCAGTTCGACCGAGTTATCGTCGCCGCTGGCCCGTGGATGAAGCGGCTCTTCACGGCTTCGGTCGCGCCGGTCACGCCCACAAAGCAGGTGATGGCGCTGATTGAGCCGCGCGACGGCGCGCTGTACGCGCACGGCAAGATGCCGGTGTGGGTCTACGCCGTGGAAGAGAGCGGCTGGTACGGCTTCCCCATGCTCCGGGAAGGGTTCGTGAAGTTCGCGCTGGGGGACCTGCGTAATCCGGAGGTGGACCCGGACGTAGACCGTACCGCGCCGGCCGGTTTCGAGGCGAGGGCCATGGAGTTCGCGCGCATGCGGCTGCCGGACCTTGCGAAGGGGAAGCTGCTGGAGTGTCGCGCGTGCCTGTACGAAACGACGCCCGACGACCATTTCCTCATCGACTGGGTACCCGGCTCGCAGCGCATTCTTATCGCAGGCGGGGGCAGCGGCCACGGCTTCAAATTCGGCGGCTCAATCGGCGGAGTGATACTGGACGCACTTGAGGACCGACGGAACCGCTACGGCGACCTCTTCAGGGCAGGGGAGCGCTTCGAGAAGCCGCCGATCGCCCGGACCGAGACCCAGCTCCGCGGCTTCCACTAG
- a CDS encoding DUF503 domain-containing protein, with translation MNIGACKITLRIPESHSLKGKRRVIGSICARVRNKFNVSISEVGDNDVWQIAVLGVTTVSNSARHADDTLNQVVSFIEANREDLEVVSVEQETMTGF, from the coding sequence ATGAACATTGGCGCCTGCAAGATCACCCTTCGCATACCTGAGAGTCACAGCCTCAAGGGGAAGCGGCGCGTCATCGGTTCTATCTGCGCGCGGGTGCGGAACAAGTTCAACGTATCCATCTCCGAGGTGGGCGACAACGACGTCTGGCAGATTGCAGTCCTTGGCGTGACGACCGTCAGCAACAGCGCGCGCCACGCCGACGATACCCTCAATCAGGTCGTCTCATTCATCGAGGCCAACCGCGAAGATCTCGAAGTCGTCTCCGTTGAGCAGGAGACGATGACCGGATTCTAA
- a CDS encoding peptide chain release factor 3 — protein sequence MVEQPASGPARSLAQEVARRRTFAIISHPDAGKTTLTEKLLLYAGAVELAGAVRSRGNQRHATSDWMLMEQERGISITATALEMEYHGYHINLLDTPGHQDFSEDTYRTLMAVDSAVMVLDSAKGIEPQTEKLFHVCRMRGIPILTFINKMDHEGRAPLELLDEIERILGIGTAALNWPIGSGDQFQGVYDLRGGRVLRFERTLRNQSRAPVKVAGLDDPELAGLIGEGPQRALKEDVDLLAGVGGAFDHARFLKGEITPVFFGSALNNFGVEPFLDSLLELAPAPGPRETDRGFIEPSDKETTGFIFKIQANMDPRHRDRMAFLRICSGHFQTGMAVNHTRLGKSIRLARVYRLFGRDRESIDEAFPGDVVGVVSPGHFAIGDTITTGGPIGFPGIPRFAPENFAVIMNTEISRYKQFNKGLLQLEEEGATQVLYSPHSTRREPILAVVGALQFDVVMARLKDEYGVDARLERLSYTLARWITNPGNPPARLILPRNVLQCTDSRDRPVLLFQSAWELRYTQEENPKVVFSDVG from the coding sequence ATAGTTGAGCAACCGGCGTCCGGCCCCGCGCGGTCCCTCGCCCAAGAGGTAGCGCGGCGGCGCACATTCGCGATTATCTCCCACCCGGACGCCGGCAAGACGACGCTGACCGAAAAGCTGCTCCTCTACGCGGGCGCTGTGGAGTTGGCCGGCGCGGTGCGTTCCCGCGGTAACCAGCGCCACGCCACCTCGGACTGGATGTTGATGGAGCAGGAGCGCGGCATTTCGATAACCGCCACGGCACTGGAGATGGAGTACCACGGCTACCACATCAACCTGCTCGATACTCCGGGCCACCAGGACTTCAGCGAGGACACGTACCGAACGCTGATGGCGGTGGACAGCGCGGTCATGGTGCTGGACAGCGCCAAGGGCATAGAGCCGCAGACGGAGAAGCTTTTCCACGTGTGCAGGATGCGCGGCATCCCGATCCTGACGTTCATTAACAAGATGGACCACGAGGGCAGGGCGCCGCTGGAGCTGCTGGACGAGATCGAGCGCATACTGGGCATAGGGACGGCGGCGCTCAACTGGCCTATCGGCTCCGGCGACCAGTTCCAGGGCGTGTACGATCTCCGCGGCGGGCGCGTGCTGCGCTTTGAGCGCACGCTGCGCAACCAGAGCCGCGCGCCGGTGAAGGTCGCCGGCCTGGACGACCCTGAGCTGGCCGGGCTTATCGGCGAGGGGCCGCAGCGCGCCCTCAAGGAGGACGTGGATCTCCTGGCAGGGGTGGGAGGAGCGTTCGATCACGCCCGTTTCCTGAAGGGTGAAATCACGCCGGTATTCTTCGGCAGCGCGCTCAACAACTTCGGCGTCGAGCCGTTCCTTGACTCGCTGCTTGAGCTTGCCCCAGCTCCGGGGCCGCGCGAGACCGACAGGGGCTTCATAGAGCCATCGGACAAAGAGACGACCGGGTTCATCTTCAAGATCCAGGCGAACATGGACCCGCGCCACCGGGACAGGATGGCGTTCCTGCGCATCTGCTCCGGCCACTTCCAGACAGGCATGGCGGTCAACCACACTCGGCTCGGCAAGAGCATCCGCCTCGCGCGCGTCTACCGCCTCTTCGGCCGGGACAGGGAGTCCATTGATGAGGCGTTCCCGGGCGACGTAGTAGGCGTTGTCAGCCCCGGCCACTTCGCGATCGGAGATACGATCACAACGGGAGGGCCGATCGGCTTCCCGGGGATCCCGCGTTTCGCCCCGGAGAACTTCGCGGTGATCATGAATACTGAAATAAGCCGCTACAAGCAGTTTAACAAGGGTCTGCTGCAGCTTGAGGAAGAGGGGGCCACGCAGGTCCTGTACTCGCCCCACAGCACGCGGCGCGAGCCCATACTTGCCGTTGTGGGCGCGCTGCAGTTCGACGTTGTAATGGCGCGCCTCAAGGACGAGTACGGCGTGGACGCGCGGCTGGAGCGCCTGTCATACACCCTGGCGCGCTGGATCACCAACCCCGGCAACCCGCCCGCGCGCCTTATCCTGCCGCGCAACGTCCTCCAGTGCACCGACAGCAGGGACAGGCCCGTCCTGCTCTTCCAGTCCGCCTGGGAGCTGCGCTACACGCAGGAAGAGAACCCGAAGGTGGTCTTCTCGGACGTGGGGTAG
- a CDS encoding PadR family transcriptional regulator, with protein MRYPILALLSRQPGHGYEIKHALEHTFGAAWNPVNIGQVYVTLQRLERDRLVVRHRVEQDERPDKFVYRITGEGIEELKTWLREPAFLPRLSDDFYMKVLMAQSTGMEDGRALLSRQRTEFLKTLHALEDLLNGESMNGNRVARLLVDAAALRVQADLKWLDMCEEWIGERN; from the coding sequence TTGAGATACCCAATTCTTGCACTACTTTCCAGGCAACCCGGCCACGGCTACGAGATCAAGCACGCGCTTGAGCATACCTTTGGCGCGGCATGGAACCCGGTCAATATCGGCCAGGTATACGTGACCCTGCAGAGGCTGGAGCGCGACCGGCTGGTCGTCCGGCACAGGGTGGAGCAGGACGAGCGCCCGGACAAGTTCGTGTACAGGATCACCGGCGAGGGTATCGAAGAGCTCAAGACCTGGCTCAGGGAGCCTGCCTTCCTGCCGCGCTTGAGCGACGACTTTTACATGAAGGTCCTCATGGCCCAGAGCACCGGGATGGAGGACGGCAGGGCCCTGCTGTCACGCCAACGGACGGAGTTCTTGAAGACGCTTCACGCCCTGGAGGACCTGCTTAACGGAGAGTCGATGAATGGGAACAGGGTTGCGCGGCTGCTCGTGGATGCCGCCGCGCTCAGGGTCCAGGCGGACCTCAAATGGCTGGATATGTGTGAAGAGTGGATAGGAGAGAGAAATTGA